Proteins encoded together in one Candidatus Xianfuyuplasma coldseepsis window:
- the pgsA gene encoding CDP-diacylglycerol--glycerol-3-phosphate 3-phosphatidyltransferase, with protein sequence MNLPNKLSLFRVVIIPLFVLVYYLIPSLEWMDYVLAPLFIIASLTDFLDGYIARKNNLVTVFGKFIDPLADKLLVMAALIILNAMQLLPYWVTIIILSREFIVTGIRLVAVGDGKVIAASKLGKYKTASTMVGIVLMLLIPYWPIFGDVGLWIVYVGCALTVISGIDYFVKNKHIIMQSM encoded by the coding sequence ATGAATTTACCGAATAAATTATCGTTATTCCGCGTTGTGATTATCCCCCTTTTTGTGTTGGTATATTATCTCATTCCATCACTTGAATGGATGGATTATGTTCTCGCACCGCTCTTTATAATTGCATCGTTGACAGACTTTTTAGACGGATACATCGCTCGTAAAAATAATTTGGTTACGGTGTTTGGTAAGTTCATTGATCCACTTGCTGATAAACTGTTAGTGATGGCGGCATTAATTATCTTAAATGCCATGCAGTTATTACCATACTGGGTCACGATTATCATTCTATCTCGCGAGTTCATCGTCACAGGAATACGGTTGGTTGCAGTTGGTGATGGTAAAGTCATTGCAGCAAGCAAACTCGGAAAGTACAAGACCGCTTCAACAATGGTGGGAATCGTCTTGATGCTACTTATTCCATATTGGCCAATCTTCGGTGATGTTGGATTATGGATCGTCTATGTCGGTTGTGCGTTAACCGTCATTAGTGGTATCGATTATTTCGTAAAAAACAAACACATTATTATGCAATCCATGTAA
- a CDS encoding S1 RNA-binding domain-containing protein codes for MELKIGEYNELEVIRETDISYILSNGEEDVFLHKKEVTEPLEEHQVITVFLYYDNQKRITATMKQPLIDQRRPAFVEVVGVHPKLGVFLDIGLQKDLLLSIDDLPFVKKEWPTNGDVIFARMRSSKNQLTAKPISRFAIHDYLQPEESLKVGDSVEAINVYRAEEGNVFITRQGHSIFVYFKHVRKTYRLGEQETITITIDKGQYQYNGTTIEQKELMMDADGQRILDYLEEHDGVMPYTDKTSPQTIQLVFRMSKSAFKRALGSLYKAEKVILEKDQTRLL; via the coding sequence CGAGAAACCGATATATCGTATATATTATCCAATGGAGAAGAGGATGTATTTCTTCATAAAAAAGAAGTAACGGAGCCTTTAGAGGAACATCAAGTGATTACTGTTTTTTTGTATTATGACAATCAAAAACGGATCACTGCAACGATGAAGCAACCCTTGATTGATCAAAGGCGTCCAGCATTTGTTGAGGTTGTCGGCGTTCATCCGAAACTCGGTGTTTTTTTAGATATAGGATTGCAAAAAGACTTACTGCTAAGTATTGATGATCTTCCGTTTGTTAAAAAGGAATGGCCAACCAATGGTGATGTGATTTTTGCGCGGATGCGATCATCGAAAAATCAATTAACTGCAAAGCCGATTTCACGATTTGCCATTCACGATTATTTGCAGCCTGAAGAATCTCTGAAAGTAGGAGACAGCGTCGAAGCAATTAACGTCTATCGTGCCGAAGAAGGCAATGTATTCATTACACGTCAAGGACACAGCATTTTTGTCTATTTTAAACACGTACGCAAAACATATCGTCTAGGCGAACAAGAAACCATCACCATTACGATTGATAAAGGACAATATCAATATAATGGCACAACCATTGAACAAAAAGAATTAATGATGGATGCCGACGGCCAACGCATTCTTGATTATTTAGAAGAACACGACGGTGTAATGCCCTACACGGATAAAACATCTCCCCAAACAATTCAGTTGGTATTTCGGATGAGTAAAAGTGCATTCAAACGTGCGTTAGGCTCCCTTTACAAAGCGGAAAAGGTTATCCTAGAAAAAGACCAAACAAGGCTCTTATAG
- a CDS encoding nitrilase-related carbon-nitrogen hydrolase, protein MKITLVQHQVLPTKEENMKRIEQRLEHPLHTDMIILGEMCLSPYENELFESNSIAIGDTHFQRFQALAKQQQAYLVAGSVPEWNNNRLYNTTFVFNPMGECIASYRKMHLFSITYPTGESYDEGDQITPGKDLVTFNTPWGTIGLMICFDIRFPEQAARLQEMGAKLLLVPAAFNQYTGPKHWTLAFRSRAVDNQLFTIGVSPSDNSHGTYNYYGHSIVVDPFGEVLFEADGKPIIHTVSIDLNDVEKIKKAFPILSNKIVL, encoded by the coding sequence ATGAAAATCACACTTGTACAACACCAAGTACTCCCAACAAAAGAAGAGAATATGAAACGGATTGAACAACGACTTGAACATCCGTTACACACGGATATGATTATCTTGGGAGAAATGTGTCTTAGTCCGTATGAAAACGAATTATTTGAATCCAATAGTATTGCCATAGGAGATACCCATTTCCAACGTTTTCAAGCTCTTGCAAAACAGCAACAGGCGTACCTTGTCGCAGGAAGCGTTCCTGAGTGGAATAACAATCGCCTCTATAATACAACTTTTGTCTTTAATCCCATGGGTGAATGTATTGCCTCGTATCGTAAAATGCATCTCTTTTCAATTACGTATCCAACTGGAGAATCCTACGACGAGGGGGATCAAATAACACCAGGAAAAGACCTCGTTACATTTAACACACCCTGGGGTACGATTGGATTGATGATTTGTTTTGATATCCGCTTTCCTGAACAAGCGGCGAGACTACAAGAAATGGGGGCAAAACTATTGCTTGTTCCTGCTGCCTTTAATCAATATACTGGGCCAAAGCATTGGACATTGGCTTTTCGCTCTCGGGCCGTTGACAACCAACTGTTTACGATTGGTGTTAGTCCGTCGGATAATTCACATGGAACGTATAATTACTATGGTCACAGTATCGTAGTTGATCCTTTTGGTGAGGTGTTATTCGAGGCTGATGGAAAACCGATTATTCACACGGTATCGATTGATTTGAATGATGTTGAAAAAATTAAGAAAGCGTTTCCAATCCTATCTAATAAAATTGTGTTATAA
- the rny gene encoding ribonuclease Y has product MLLAFSMINIVSGLAFVAIGILAGFMLSIFIGEKGLLKSRQKADLLIEDARKEAEKNKKQTLLETKQEIHNLRMDFDKQIKERKKEADALDDKLLQREQSLDRRSSNLDKRETNIDKKEELMERKKQSLDDKNNRLDKLIDEQNEKLLEIARFTMEQARDLIFRRVEDEMASEIAAYIKEEEEKAKLTADKNAKHLLSQAIQKYAQDVTSERTVSVVSLPNDEMKGRIIGREGRNIRTIEALTGIDLIIDDTPEAVVLSGFDPIRREIAKRTIESLVADGRIHPGRIEEVVEKTRSEVDRFIRDKGEEAVFEVGIGRIHPDLVKLLGRLHFRTSYGQNVLRHAIECAFLAGKLAVEIGEDEVLAKRAGLLHDIGKAVDHEVEGSHVEIGINIANRYKEPFEVIDAIQSHHGEVEAKSIIAVLVAAADALSAARPGARSESLDSYIKRLEQLENISTEVPGVDQAYAIQAGREVRVIVEPTKVDDTMAYKIARDIKEKIEEQLSYPGTIKVTVIRETRAQDIAK; this is encoded by the coding sequence ATGCTACTAGCATTCTCAATGATCAACATTGTCTCTGGTCTGGCATTTGTAGCAATCGGTATCTTAGCAGGATTTATGCTAAGTATATTCATTGGTGAGAAAGGGCTTTTAAAATCTCGCCAAAAAGCCGATCTTTTGATTGAAGACGCACGAAAAGAAGCGGAAAAAAATAAGAAACAGACATTGCTGGAGACCAAACAAGAAATCCATAATTTACGTATGGATTTTGACAAGCAAATCAAAGAGCGAAAAAAAGAAGCAGATGCGTTAGATGATAAACTTCTGCAACGTGAACAATCGCTTGACCGCCGCAGTTCTAACCTCGATAAACGGGAAACGAATATCGATAAAAAAGAAGAACTCATGGAGCGTAAAAAACAATCACTAGATGACAAAAATAACAGACTAGACAAGTTGATTGATGAACAAAACGAAAAACTATTAGAAATTGCACGCTTTACGATGGAGCAGGCTAGAGACTTGATCTTTAGACGAGTAGAAGACGAAATGGCAAGTGAAATAGCCGCATACATCAAAGAGGAAGAAGAAAAGGCAAAACTTACTGCTGATAAAAATGCAAAACATTTACTCAGTCAAGCAATACAAAAATATGCCCAAGACGTTACCAGTGAACGTACGGTAAGTGTTGTCTCATTACCAAACGATGAAATGAAAGGACGTATTATCGGTCGTGAAGGACGTAATATTCGCACGATTGAAGCCTTGACAGGTATTGATTTGATCATTGACGATACCCCAGAAGCTGTTGTTCTAAGTGGATTTGATCCGATTCGTCGTGAAATCGCCAAACGTACCATTGAATCACTGGTTGCCGATGGACGAATTCATCCTGGACGAATTGAAGAAGTTGTTGAAAAAACACGTAGTGAAGTTGATCGCTTCATTCGTGACAAAGGGGAAGAAGCCGTATTCGAAGTTGGAATTGGCCGAATCCACCCTGATCTTGTAAAATTACTAGGGCGTTTACACTTCCGTACCAGCTATGGACAAAACGTGTTACGCCACGCCATCGAGTGCGCATTCTTAGCTGGAAAACTAGCTGTTGAAATTGGCGAAGACGAAGTTCTTGCAAAACGCGCTGGATTACTTCATGATATCGGTAAAGCCGTCGATCATGAAGTGGAAGGTTCTCATGTCGAAATTGGAATTAACATTGCCAATCGTTACAAAGAGCCATTTGAAGTCATTGATGCGATTCAATCCCATCACGGTGAAGTGGAAGCAAAATCAATTATCGCCGTACTGGTTGCCGCAGCTGACGCCTTGAGCGCCGCAAGACCTGGTGCTCGTAGTGAATCTCTCGATTCCTACATCAAACGACTCGAACAGCTGGAAAACATTTCCACCGAAGTTCCTGGCGTGGATCAAGCCTATGCGATTCAAGCAGGTCGCGAAGTGCGTGTTATTGTTGAACCCACGAAAGTGGATGATACGATGGCGTATAAAATTGCTCGTGACATCAAAGAAAAAATTGAGGAACAACTCTCGTATCCTGGAACGATTAAAGTTACCGTTATTCGCGAAACGAGAGCCCAAGATATCGCCAAATAA
- a CDS encoding NUDIX hydrolase — MERFDLYNKHLEKLNKTMVRGASNNPGEYHLVVHIWIRNSDRQYLIQQRNKQDDLIPYQWGTHGGAVLQGETSKEAAIRETKEEIGIELDPHKLSLVKRYVIDHPHSNYITDLYLYQDNILINECKIDTVEVRDIAYKSFADIQQMISQNTFWDYEHLLQRHGYFDELEKR, encoded by the coding sequence ATGGAACGATTTGATCTCTACAATAAGCATCTTGAAAAATTGAACAAAACAATGGTCCGTGGTGCGTCGAACAATCCCGGTGAATATCACCTTGTTGTTCATATTTGGATTCGCAACTCGGATCGTCAATATTTAATCCAACAGCGCAACAAACAAGACGATCTGATTCCATATCAATGGGGAACACACGGTGGGGCTGTCTTACAAGGAGAAACCTCTAAAGAAGCCGCCATCCGTGAAACGAAAGAAGAGATTGGAATCGAACTGGATCCGCACAAATTAAGCCTTGTGAAACGATATGTTATCGACCATCCTCATTCGAACTACATCACAGATTTGTATCTCTATCAAGATAATATCTTGATAAACGAATGTAAAATTGATACAGTAGAAGTACGAGATATCGCATATAAATCATTTGCAGACATTCAACAAATGATTTCTCAAAATACATTTTGGGACTACGAACATCTATTGCAACGTCACGGGTATTTTGATGAACTAGAAAAGAGATGA
- a CDS encoding TIGR00282 family metallophosphoesterase codes for MKILFIGDVFGTLGQQALHTYLPQLKQQHKPHLIIVNGENIDKGFGIDEAIYKDLMSMGVSMITMGNHTFRNKKILHFIDDANIVRPANYDESVPGVGYKTIQFNDKTVTVISLMGRIFMGDPLDNPFKVIDSILDTLTSDIILVDFHGEATSEKIAFAHHVDGRVTAVLGTHTHVPTADTMIFPKGTMYVTDVGMTGAKYGVLGADKDKQVQKFITGLRGPVKETKEGPLQLHAVLLDTTFQTIEGIHIYE; via the coding sequence ATGAAAATTTTATTTATTGGCGATGTATTTGGAACCTTAGGGCAACAAGCTCTTCATACATATCTTCCACAATTAAAACAACAACACAAACCGCATTTAATTATTGTCAACGGTGAGAACATTGACAAAGGATTCGGGATTGATGAAGCAATCTATAAGGATCTAATGAGTATGGGGGTGTCGATGATTACGATGGGGAATCACACCTTTCGCAACAAAAAAATCTTACACTTTATTGATGATGCAAACATTGTTCGACCAGCCAACTACGATGAATCTGTCCCCGGAGTTGGATACAAAACTATCCAGTTTAACGATAAAACGGTAACCGTCATCAGCTTAATGGGACGTATTTTTATGGGGGATCCGCTCGATAATCCATTCAAGGTCATTGATTCAATCTTAGACACCTTAACAAGTGATATTATCCTTGTCGATTTCCACGGAGAAGCAACGTCCGAGAAAATTGCTTTTGCGCATCATGTAGACGGGCGTGTCACAGCAGTACTAGGTACGCATACCCATGTACCTACCGCAGATACAATGATCTTTCCCAAAGGAACCATGTATGTGACGGATGTAGGAATGACAGGGGCGAAATATGGCGTTTTAGGTGCGGACAAAGACAAACAGGTCCAAAAATTCATTACTGGACTTCGCGGCCCGGTGAAAGAAACCAAAGAGGGACCACTGCAATTACACGCGGTCCTACTGGATACAACATTTCAAACCATTGAAGGAATCCACATATATGAGTAG
- a CDS encoding YebC/PmpR family DNA-binding transcriptional regulator, translating to MGRKFEVRKAAMAKTMLHKSRLYSRYGKEIYMCAREKGSNPDSNLALKHLIDKAKKEQVPTDVINRNIKKAEQGLGEDYAPVRYEGFGPGGIGIIVDTLTDNVNRTVSEVRNCFTKTDSKLGVNGSVEHGYRHLSYVTVSGLDEETVFETLLMNDLDILEIEEEDGLVEVEANGYDEQRINQALEEAGGTIEESESGWYPHDYIELDADQSKLFHKFMDMINEVEDVQQVYHNAKPIEESD from the coding sequence ATGGGACGTAAATTTGAAGTACGCAAAGCAGCAATGGCTAAAACCATGCTCCACAAAAGTAGATTGTATAGTCGTTATGGGAAAGAAATCTACATGTGTGCACGGGAAAAAGGAAGCAATCCGGATTCCAATCTCGCACTCAAGCATCTGATTGATAAAGCCAAAAAAGAACAAGTGCCAACCGATGTAATTAATCGTAACATCAAGAAAGCCGAACAAGGTTTGGGCGAAGATTATGCGCCAGTCCGATACGAAGGGTTCGGACCGGGTGGGATTGGTATTATTGTGGATACGTTAACCGACAATGTCAATCGGACGGTCAGTGAAGTGCGCAATTGCTTTACAAAAACAGATAGTAAACTCGGTGTTAATGGTAGTGTTGAACATGGCTATCGCCATTTGAGTTATGTCACTGTTAGTGGGCTTGATGAGGAAACGGTATTTGAGACATTATTGATGAATGATCTTGATATCCTTGAAATTGAAGAAGAAGATGGATTGGTCGAAGTGGAAGCCAATGGTTATGATGAACAACGAATCAATCAAGCATTGGAAGAGGCTGGAGGAACCATTGAAGAAAGCGAATCGGGTTGGTATCCTCATGACTACATCGAATTGGATGCGGATCAATCAAAATTATTTCATAAGTTCATGGATATGATCAATGAAGTAGAAGATGTCCAACAAGTATATCACAATGCAAAACCAATTGAAGAGTCTGATTAG
- a CDS encoding MFS transporter yields MRKINDIRSFLTTIPQQVWIILLIYFVQGVLHNLGHPVTPKLVENMDIADKYFGFYFAAMSFGLLLGAPIWGVLGDRGNKRLYIFIGLFIYSIGQYAFAYVGDENIMILFRFISGFGVSASITLFMSHLIEHSQDERRTIYLGWYQGLFVLGSSVGYFVGGILPEIPLFITWLQTDQLRSIFLMQAVFNLVHAIVIIILMKPSMDLGEHKQHTSVLEGFKNIRHMNRNLILFMISLSLISLGAINISKYIEVYMNKQGLLPSTIGTFVGATGVVSIIATIVLVPVVTRFKRDFSFMVGIQLLSAIIIFFVFRSNQLVITLYTFFMLYVVLKAIYAPLEQHYISTHAKPGEYGKVMGVRQSFFSIGMVLGPLIGGFLFELKPLYVFDFSAAMFLLGVGLLLIIGRNIKKTALVSE; encoded by the coding sequence ATGAGAAAAATTAATGACATCCGATCGTTTTTAACAACGATTCCACAACAAGTGTGGATTATTTTACTCATATACTTTGTTCAAGGTGTTCTTCATAATCTAGGACATCCAGTTACGCCGAAACTTGTCGAAAACATGGATATTGCTGACAAGTATTTTGGGTTTTATTTTGCCGCCATGAGCTTTGGGTTGTTACTAGGAGCGCCAATATGGGGTGTTCTAGGTGATCGTGGAAATAAACGATTGTACATCTTCATAGGTTTATTCATCTATAGTATTGGCCAATACGCATTTGCCTATGTTGGTGATGAAAATATTATGATTCTGTTCCGCTTTATCAGTGGTTTTGGCGTTAGCGCAAGCATCACCTTGTTTATGTCTCATTTGATTGAACATTCTCAAGATGAACGACGAACCATCTATTTGGGGTGGTATCAAGGATTGTTTGTTCTTGGTTCCTCAGTCGGATATTTTGTCGGTGGTATACTTCCCGAAATCCCTCTTTTCATCACGTGGTTGCAAACTGATCAACTTCGTTCCATTTTCTTGATGCAAGCGGTGTTTAATCTTGTTCACGCGATCGTTATTATCATATTGATGAAACCATCGATGGACCTTGGTGAACATAAACAACACACATCTGTATTAGAGGGGTTTAAAAACATACGTCACATGAACCGTAACTTGATTTTGTTTATGATTTCCTTATCACTAATCAGTTTGGGTGCGATTAACATTAGTAAATACATCGAAGTATACATGAACAAACAAGGATTACTTCCTAGTACGATCGGCACCTTTGTTGGTGCAACTGGCGTTGTTTCCATCATCGCAACGATTGTTTTAGTACCGGTTGTAACGCGATTTAAACGAGACTTTTCCTTCATGGTAGGGATTCAACTACTAAGTGCGATTATCATTTTCTTTGTTTTCCGTAGCAATCAATTAGTAATAACCCTCTATACGTTCTTTATGTTGTATGTTGTTCTAAAAGCCATTTATGCACCACTAGAGCAACACTATATATCAACGCATGCGAAACCAGGAGAGTATGGAAAAGTCATGGGTGTACGCCAATCATTCTTTTCAATTGGAATGGTCCTTGGACCACTGATTGGTGGATTCTTGTTTGAACTAAAACCACTCTATGTTTTTGACTTTAGCGCAGCCATGTTTTTACTTGGTGTTGGCCTGTTGTTAATCATCGGTAGAAACATCAAGAAAACCGCACTAGTTAGTGAATAA
- the recA gene encoding recombinase RecA, translating to MAKQDRQKALETAIKEIEKQHGKGSVMVLGDEQLIQGIEVISSGSILLDKALGIGGYPKGRIIEVFGPESSGKTTFALHAIAEAQKAGGYAAFIDAEHALDPTYAKALGVDIDNLILSQPDTGEQALEITEALIRSGAIDIVVIDSVAALVPEAEIRGDMGSSHVGLQARLMSQAMRKLSGAISKSQTIAIFINQIREKVGVMFGNPETTPGGRALKFYSSVRLEIRRSEQIKIGTDIVGNKTKVKVVKNKVAPPFKTLIVDIIYGFGVSKVGEIIDIGVEEGILKKSGSWYSYNDDKIGQGRENTKAYLEEHPELLQDLERQVREKLGI from the coding sequence ATGGCAAAACAAGATCGACAAAAAGCGTTAGAAACAGCAATTAAAGAAATTGAAAAGCAACATGGAAAAGGATCGGTAATGGTCCTAGGTGATGAACAACTAATTCAAGGCATTGAAGTCATCAGTAGTGGTAGTATACTACTGGATAAAGCCCTTGGAATTGGGGGATATCCAAAAGGACGAATTATCGAAGTATTTGGACCGGAATCATCTGGGAAGACAACGTTCGCATTACACGCGATTGCCGAAGCGCAAAAAGCAGGAGGATATGCCGCATTTATCGATGCGGAACACGCACTTGATCCGACCTATGCAAAAGCCCTTGGTGTCGACATCGATAATCTCATCTTGTCGCAACCGGATACCGGAGAACAAGCCTTAGAAATTACCGAAGCTTTGATTCGTAGTGGAGCCATCGATATTGTTGTTATTGACAGTGTTGCCGCACTTGTACCCGAAGCAGAAATCCGTGGGGATATGGGGAGCAGCCATGTTGGATTACAAGCTCGCCTAATGTCGCAAGCAATGCGAAAATTAAGTGGTGCCATTAGTAAATCACAAACCATTGCGATTTTCATCAATCAAATCCGTGAAAAAGTCGGTGTTATGTTTGGAAATCCAGAAACAACCCCTGGTGGTCGCGCTTTAAAATTCTACAGTAGTGTCCGCTTGGAAATACGTCGTAGTGAACAAATAAAAATCGGAACTGATATTGTTGGAAACAAAACAAAAGTTAAAGTTGTTAAAAACAAAGTAGCACCACCATTTAAAACCTTAATCGTGGATATTATTTACGGATTTGGAGTCAGCAAAGTCGGAGAAATTATCGACATTGGTGTCGAAGAAGGAATCCTCAAAAAATCCGGATCATGGTACAGTTACAACGATGACAAAATCGGCCAAGGTCGTGAAAACACCAAAGCATACTTGGAAGAACATCCAGAACTATTGCAAGATTTAGAACGGCAAGTACGAGAAAAATTAGGCATTTAA